From Rutidosis leptorrhynchoides isolate AG116_Rl617_1_P2 chromosome 3, CSIRO_AGI_Rlap_v1, whole genome shotgun sequence, a single genomic window includes:
- the LOC139896423 gene encoding ASI1-immunoprecipitated protein 1-like: MEQSLKDAIASFEEKVERTIYIDNLSPQVTKSVLETAFGQFGTVTNVQFMPTHFASCCVYAALVEMQSVKQAVDIVGEVNDSPFMISGMPRPVRAKKACAEMFGDRPQKRDKPIVCSWMDPSDPKFEAAKKFKELTKRHAAEAAFLMEQQLADEEKLHKQQNETLKANYRKYDLIDGAQGNGTIKNLQDYYKPKRNDN, from the exons ATGGAGCAATCATTAAAGGACGCAATTGCTTCTTTCGAAGAAAAAGTGGAGAGGACGATTTACATTGACAACCTATCACCTCAAGTAACCAAGTCTGTTCTAGAAACCGCGTTCGGTCAGTTTGGAACCGTCACCAATGTGCAGTTCATGCCGACCCACTTTGCATCTTGTTGCGTTTATGCTGCTTTGGTTGAGATGCAGTCTGTAAAACAGGCGGTTGATATTGTTGGTGAGGTTAATGATTCTCCGTTTATGATATCAGGGATGCCTAGGCCCGTTAGAGCAAAAAAGGCTTGTGCCGAAATGTTCGGTGATCGTCCCCAAAAGCGTGATAAGCCGATTGTGTGTAGTTGGATGGATCCTAGCGATCCAAAATTTGAGGCGGCCAAGAAATTCAAGGAGTTGACCAAAAGACATGCTGCTGAGGCTGCTTTTTTGATGGAG caACAACTTGCAGATGAAGAGAAACTGCATAAACAGCAGAACGAGACATTGAAAGCAAATTACAGGAAGTATGATTTAATTGATGGCGCACAAGGTAACGGAACTATCAAGAACTTGCAAGACTATTATAAGCCAAAACGGAATGACAATTGA